In one Streptomyces venezuelae genomic region, the following are encoded:
- a CDS encoding PhzA/PhzB family protein: MTSPQTAHSAPATPVFTSHLELRARNRRAVEQYMETGPQARLRRYTLYTEDGTAALFNTDIGRPIVVQGRAKLQKHGELSLKVLPDWQWFDVQIYETQDPALIWVECDGEGTIRFPGYPEGTYRNHFIHGFTLDDGRIAASREYTNPIEHMRALSIQTPHIQRDWIPS; this comes from the coding sequence ATGACCTCGCCCCAGACCGCCCACAGCGCCCCCGCCACCCCGGTGTTCACCAGCCACCTCGAGCTGCGCGCCCGCAACCGGCGGGCGGTGGAGCAGTACATGGAGACCGGCCCCCAGGCCCGGCTGCGCCGCTACACCCTCTACACCGAGGACGGCACCGCGGCCCTGTTCAACACCGACATCGGCCGGCCCATCGTGGTCCAGGGCCGCGCCAAGCTGCAAAAGCACGGCGAGCTGTCGCTGAAGGTGCTGCCCGACTGGCAGTGGTTCGACGTGCAGATCTACGAGACCCAGGACCCGGCGCTCATCTGGGTGGAGTGCGACGGCGAGGGCACCATCCGCTTCCCCGGCTATCCCGAGGGCACCTACCGCAACCACTTCATCCACGGCTTCACCCTGGACGACGGACGCATCGCCGCCAGCCGCGAATACACCAACCCCATCGAGCACATGCGGGCCCTGAGCATCCAGACCCCGCACATCCAGCGGGACTGGATCCCCTCCTGA
- the phzG gene encoding phenazine biosynthesis FMN-dependent oxidase PhzG: MPDLTPPRPAPAPGDSPARRSETLTATLDVDFPEFRTPPAEPMGLLAAWLKTATEQGVREPRALALATADEQGRPSSRILAVNQVTDTGIVFITHAGSRKGRELAANPYASGVLYWRETSQQITLSGPVRRLPREQAEQLWAARAVFTHAMTSVSQQSQPVRDLEHFEEIRAEALRLGTPARPLPCPDTFVGLCLEPDAVEFWANGTDRLHERLRYERTDSGWSTTRLQP, from the coding sequence ATGCCCGACCTGACCCCGCCCCGCCCCGCCCCGGCGCCCGGCGACAGCCCGGCGCGGCGCTCGGAGACCCTGACCGCCACCCTCGACGTCGACTTCCCCGAGTTCCGCACCCCGCCGGCCGAGCCGATGGGACTGCTGGCCGCCTGGCTCAAGACCGCCACCGAGCAGGGCGTGCGCGAACCGCGCGCCCTGGCCCTGGCCACCGCCGACGAGCAGGGCCGGCCCTCCTCGCGGATCCTGGCCGTCAACCAGGTCACCGACACCGGCATCGTGTTCATCACCCACGCCGGCAGCCGCAAGGGCCGCGAACTGGCCGCCAACCCCTACGCCTCCGGCGTCCTGTACTGGCGCGAGACCAGCCAGCAGATCACGCTGTCCGGCCCGGTGCGCCGGCTGCCGCGGGAGCAGGCCGAACAACTGTGGGCGGCCCGCGCGGTGTTCACCCACGCCATGACCAGCGTCTCCCAGCAGAGCCAGCCGGTCCGCGACCTGGAGCACTTCGAGGAGATCCGCGCCGAGGCGCTGCGCCTTGGCACCCCGGCCCGCCCGCTGCCCTGCCCGGACACCTTCGTGGGCCTGTGCCTGGAGCCCGACGCGGTGGAGTTCTGGGCCAACGGCACCGACCGGCTCCACGAGCGCCTGCGCTACGAGCGCACCGACAGCGGCTGGAGCACCACCCGCCTGCAGCCCTGA
- a CDS encoding anthranilate synthase family protein, translated as MRPHPAPGGPDAAADLLHTALEGHAEAFALLHRPGATGPDTIEVLTGAVSHPATLADIPLPDTAATRPGGHHETLVIVPYRQLAERGFACADDGTPLVAMTVTGQQQIPLARALAQITDVPTTLAGGGFDVDDTAYEDVVRRITKEMIGTGEGANFVIKRTFVADITAYGPASAPALFRRLLERESGAHWTFLIHTGSRVLVGASPERHISLQDGLAVMNPISGTYRYPPSGSTLSGVLEFLGDRKETDELYMVLDEELKMMARICEGGGRVVGPYLKEMAKVAHTEYFIEGRSDRDVRDILRETMFAPTVTGSPLESACRIIQQYEPGGRGYYSGAAALIGRDGAGRRVMDSAILIRTADISPQGRLAIGVGATIVRHSEPASEAAETRAKAAGLVAALNGDTTQRFADHPSVRRALELRNDSIAGFWLSDTSARAAARPELAGRRVLVVDAEDTFTSMIDQQLRSLGLHVTVRRYDEDYTFTGHDLVVMGPGPGDPQEVAHPKMRHLHTAIATLLREQRPFLAVCLSHQVLGLQLGLPLRRRSVPNQGVQKEIGLFGATEHVGFYNTFALLSEHDEFTAAATAVPGGGTIRVSREAATGEVHALAGPGFASLQFHPESVLTRQGPRIVGTALAGLLAPARTPDPA; from the coding sequence ATGAGGCCACACCCCGCCCCCGGCGGCCCGGACGCGGCCGCCGACCTGCTCCATACGGCCCTGGAGGGCCACGCCGAGGCGTTCGCGCTGCTGCACCGGCCCGGCGCGACGGGCCCCGACACCATCGAGGTCCTCACCGGTGCCGTCTCGCACCCCGCCACCCTGGCCGACATCCCGCTGCCCGACACCGCGGCCACCCGGCCCGGCGGCCACCACGAGACGCTGGTCATCGTCCCCTACCGGCAGCTGGCCGAACGCGGCTTCGCCTGCGCCGACGACGGCACCCCGCTGGTGGCCATGACCGTCACCGGCCAGCAGCAGATCCCCCTGGCCCGGGCCCTGGCCCAGATCACCGACGTGCCCACCACCCTGGCCGGCGGCGGCTTCGACGTGGACGACACCGCCTACGAGGACGTGGTGCGCCGCATCACCAAGGAGATGATCGGCACCGGGGAGGGCGCGAACTTCGTCATCAAGCGCACCTTCGTCGCCGACATCACCGCCTACGGGCCGGCCAGCGCCCCGGCCCTCTTCCGCCGGCTGCTGGAGCGCGAGTCCGGCGCGCACTGGACGTTTTTGATCCACACCGGCAGCCGCGTCCTGGTCGGCGCCTCGCCCGAGCGCCACATCAGCCTCCAGGACGGCCTGGCGGTGATGAACCCGATCAGCGGCACCTACCGCTACCCGCCCTCGGGCTCCACCCTCTCCGGCGTCCTGGAGTTCCTCGGCGACCGCAAGGAGACCGACGAGCTGTACATGGTGCTGGACGAGGAACTGAAGATGATGGCCCGCATCTGCGAGGGCGGCGGCCGCGTGGTGGGCCCCTACCTCAAGGAAATGGCCAAGGTCGCGCACACCGAGTACTTCATCGAGGGACGCAGCGACCGCGACGTGCGCGACATCCTGCGCGAGACGATGTTCGCGCCCACCGTCACCGGCAGCCCGCTGGAGAGCGCCTGCCGCATCATCCAGCAGTACGAGCCCGGCGGCCGCGGCTACTACAGCGGCGCCGCCGCCCTGATCGGCCGCGACGGCGCGGGACGGCGCGTGATGGACTCCGCGATCCTGATCCGCACCGCCGACATCAGCCCGCAAGGACGCCTGGCCATCGGCGTCGGCGCGACCATCGTGCGCCACTCCGAGCCCGCCTCGGAGGCCGCCGAGACCCGCGCCAAGGCGGCCGGACTGGTCGCCGCCCTCAACGGCGACACCACGCAACGCTTCGCCGACCACCCCAGCGTGCGCCGGGCCCTGGAACTGCGTAACGACTCCATCGCCGGGTTCTGGCTCTCCGACACCTCCGCCCGCGCCGCCGCCCGGCCCGAACTGGCCGGGCGCCGGGTGCTGGTGGTGGACGCCGAGGACACCTTCACCTCGATGATCGACCAGCAACTGCGCTCCCTGGGCCTGCACGTGACGGTGCGCCGCTACGACGAGGACTACACCTTCACCGGCCACGACCTGGTCGTGATGGGACCGGGCCCGGGCGACCCGCAGGAGGTGGCCCACCCCAAGATGCGCCACCTGCACACCGCCATCGCCACCCTGCTGCGCGAACAGCGGCCCTTCCTGGCCGTCTGCCTCAGCCACCAGGTCCTGGGACTCCAGCTGGGCCTGCCGCTGCGCCGCCGCAGCGTGCCCAACCAGGGCGTGCAAAAGGAGATCGGCCTGTTCGGCGCCACCGAACACGTCGGCTTCTACAACACCTTCGCCCTGCTCAGCGAGCACGACGAGTTCACCGCCGCCGCAACTGCCGTACCGGGCGGGGGCACCATCCGGGTCAGCCGGGAGGCGGCCACCGGCGAGGTGCACGCCCTGGCCGGGCCGGGCTTCGCCTCCCTGCAGTTCCACCCCGAGTCCGTCCTGACCCGGCAGGGACCCCGCATCGTGGGCACCGCCCTGGCCGGCCTGCTGGCCCCGGCCCGCACCCCCGACCCGGCCTGA
- a CDS encoding isochorismatase family protein, whose protein sequence is MTGIPAIQPYPLPADGDLPAPAVTWTARADRSVLLVHDMQRYFLKPFPDPLRRQLIDNAAQLRDRCAALGIPVAYTAQPGGMSEEQRGLLKDFWGPGMRPEPEDRQVVDALAPAATDWLLTKWRYSAFFNTDLLQRMRAAGRDQLILCGVYAHVGVLATAVDAFTHDIQPFFVADATADFSQDYHRSALTYAAERCARVTTVKGLFA, encoded by the coding sequence ATGACCGGCATACCCGCCATCCAGCCCTACCCGCTGCCCGCCGACGGCGACCTGCCCGCACCCGCCGTGACCTGGACCGCCCGAGCCGACCGGTCGGTCCTGCTGGTCCACGACATGCAGCGCTACTTCCTCAAGCCCTTCCCCGACCCCCTGCGCCGCCAACTCATCGACAACGCCGCGCAGTTGCGCGACCGGTGCGCCGCCCTGGGCATCCCCGTCGCCTACACCGCCCAGCCCGGCGGCATGAGCGAGGAACAGCGCGGCCTGCTCAAGGACTTCTGGGGCCCGGGCATGCGGCCCGAGCCCGAGGACCGCCAGGTCGTGGACGCCCTCGCCCCGGCCGCGACGGACTGGCTGCTCACCAAGTGGCGCTACAGCGCCTTCTTCAACACCGACCTGCTGCAGCGGATGCGCGCCGCCGGCCGCGACCAGCTCATCCTGTGCGGCGTCTACGCCCACGTGGGCGTGCTGGCCACCGCCGTGGACGCCTTCACCCACGACATCCAGCCGTTCTTCGTCGCCGACGCCACCGCCGACTTCTCCCAGGACTACCACCGCTCGGCCCTCACCTACGCCGCCGAACGCTGCGCCCGGGTCACCACCGTCAAGGGGCTGTTCGCATGA
- a CDS encoding 3-deoxy-7-phosphoheptulonate synthase: protein MKDVIREIRIRGALQQPEWSDLPQLNRVGEALAARPALVEGDDLATLRTLLGKVALGEAMVLQSGDCAEDPQECTRPHVARKAALLEMLAGSLGLITGRPVLRVGRIAGQFAKPRSKPTEHVDGVELPVFRGHMVNGPEPDVESRRPDPLRILTGYMAAGDIMEHLGWRERAAKRAVVQPPVWTSHEALLLDYETPMLRMDDKGRMFLGSTHWPWIGERTRQVEGAHVALLSQVSNPVACKVGPSMEAAELLALCERLDPWRDPGRLTLIARMGANAVADRLPPLVEAVREAGHPVIWLSDPVHGNTVTAPGGYKTRLVGTVQREVTAFVQAVTAAGGTAGGLHLEATPDDVTECAGTEADLDRVGERYLSCCDPRLNPAQALSVVSAWTA from the coding sequence ATGAAAGACGTTATACGGGAGATTCGCATCCGCGGGGCACTACAACAACCCGAGTGGAGCGACCTGCCCCAGCTGAACCGCGTGGGCGAGGCCCTGGCCGCCCGCCCCGCCCTGGTCGAGGGCGACGACCTGGCCACGCTGCGCACCCTGCTGGGCAAGGTGGCGCTGGGCGAGGCGATGGTGCTGCAGTCCGGGGACTGCGCGGAGGACCCCCAGGAGTGCACCCGCCCCCACGTGGCCCGCAAGGCCGCCCTGCTGGAGATGCTGGCCGGCTCGCTCGGCCTGATCACCGGCCGGCCCGTGCTGCGCGTGGGCCGGATCGCGGGCCAGTTCGCCAAACCCCGCTCCAAGCCCACCGAACACGTCGACGGCGTCGAACTGCCCGTCTTCCGCGGGCACATGGTCAACGGGCCCGAGCCCGACGTGGAGAGCCGGCGCCCCGACCCGCTGCGCATCCTCACCGGCTACATGGCCGCCGGGGACATCATGGAACACCTGGGCTGGCGGGAGCGGGCCGCCAAACGCGCCGTGGTGCAGCCGCCGGTGTGGACCAGCCACGAGGCGCTGCTGCTGGACTACGAGACGCCCATGCTGCGCATGGACGACAAGGGCCGGATGTTCCTGGGCTCCACGCACTGGCCCTGGATCGGGGAGCGCACCCGGCAGGTGGAGGGCGCGCACGTGGCGCTGCTGTCCCAGGTCAGCAACCCGGTGGCCTGCAAGGTGGGCCCCTCCATGGAAGCGGCCGAACTGCTGGCCCTGTGCGAGCGGCTGGACCCCTGGCGCGACCCGGGACGCCTGACCTTGATCGCCCGGATGGGCGCGAACGCGGTCGCCGACCGGCTGCCGCCGCTGGTGGAGGCCGTCCGCGAGGCCGGCCACCCGGTCATCTGGCTGAGCGACCCGGTGCACGGCAACACCGTCACCGCCCCCGGCGGCTACAAGACCCGCCTGGTGGGGACCGTGCAGCGGGAGGTCACCGCCTTCGTGCAGGCGGTGACCGCCGCCGGCGGCACCGCCGGCGGCCTGCACCTGGAGGCCACCCCCGACGACGTCACCGAGTGCGCCGGCACCGAGGCCGACCTGGACCGGGTGGGCGAGCGCTACCTCTCGTGCTGCGACCCCCGCCTCAACCCCGCCCAGGCCCTGTCCGTGGTCTCGGCCTGGACCGCCTGA
- a CDS encoding PhzA/PhzB family protein — protein sequence MSDSVPAEGFSDAAELRRANRATVEQYMHTRGQDRLRRHELFTEDGRGGLWTTDTGSPVETVGRDRLAEHAVWSLGCFPDWEWYNIQIFETQDPNHIWVECDGRGKIRFGDYPEGYYENHFLHSFELENGKIKRNREFMNPFQQLRALGIPVPEIKRTGIPT from the coding sequence ATGTCTGATTCCGTACCGGCCGAGGGTTTTTCTGACGCCGCCGAACTGCGCCGCGCCAACCGCGCCACGGTCGAGCAGTACATGCACACCCGGGGCCAGGACCGGCTGCGCCGGCACGAACTGTTCACCGAGGACGGCCGCGGCGGCCTGTGGACCACCGACACCGGGTCCCCGGTGGAGACGGTGGGCCGGGACCGGCTCGCCGAGCACGCGGTGTGGTCGCTGGGCTGCTTCCCGGACTGGGAGTGGTACAACATCCAGATCTTCGAGACGCAGGACCCCAACCACATCTGGGTGGAATGCGACGGGCGCGGAAAGATCCGCTTCGGTGACTACCCGGAGGGCTACTACGAAAACCACTTCCTGCACTCCTTCGAACTGGAGAACGGGAAGATCAAGCGTAACCGCGAGTTCATGAACCCGTTCCAGCAGCTGCGCGCCCTCGGCATTCCGGTGCCCGAGATCAAGCGCACGGGAATACCCACCTGA
- a CDS encoding cytochrome b, translated as MSITDKAPRRGQAPAGERIADYVDARLGLYKGRTLMRKVFPEHWSFMFGEIALYSFIILILTGLYLTLFFNPSMHHTVYDGPHVPLQGVQMSEAYASTLRISFEVRGGLFIRQLHHWAALTMIAATMAHTLRHFLTGSFRKPRELNWLIGVALLVLVTLEGFLGYSLPDDLLSGTGLRIAEGVTLAIPLVGTYATFFLFGGEFPSTDVIPRFYSLHILLLPGLMLALVSIHLILVVHHKHTQFRGPGRTQHNVVGQPLMPHYAAKAGGFFFLVSGVLALMAGVAQINAVWVYGPYRPDQISQGSQPDWYMGFLEGALRAFPAWEFAVAGHTVNMGVLIPAVVLPTLLIAVAALWPFIEAWITGDKGEHHLLDRPREQPARTAFVCSLAAFYLVLFFGGSNDILAERFHLSMNAITWAVRIGVFVIPALTYVITRRICIGLQLRDRDKLLHGRETGRIKRLPHGEFTEVHERLDRAQEYLLLSRDVPAALPAPARTDRDGIPNPRSRTQTVRHRLSRWLAGGQIPPPTPQEMQEALHHLDPAPGGHPPPAPPAPAQAHTGPDRQQP; from the coding sequence ATGAGCATCACCGACAAGGCGCCACGGCGCGGACAGGCCCCCGCCGGCGAGCGCATCGCCGACTACGTCGACGCACGCCTGGGCCTGTACAAGGGACGCACCTTGATGCGCAAGGTCTTCCCCGAGCACTGGTCCTTCATGTTCGGCGAGATCGCGCTCTACAGCTTCATCATCCTGATCCTCACCGGCCTCTACCTGACCCTGTTCTTCAACCCGAGCATGCACCACACCGTCTACGACGGCCCGCACGTCCCGCTGCAGGGCGTGCAGATGTCCGAGGCCTACGCCTCCACCCTCAGGATCAGCTTCGAGGTGCGCGGCGGCCTCTTCATCCGCCAGCTGCACCACTGGGCGGCCCTGACCATGATCGCCGCGACCATGGCGCACACCCTGCGGCACTTTTTGACCGGCTCCTTCCGCAAGCCGCGCGAGCTCAACTGGCTGATCGGCGTGGCCCTGCTGGTCCTGGTCACCCTGGAAGGCTTCCTGGGCTACTCACTGCCCGACGACCTCCTCTCGGGCACCGGCCTGCGCATCGCCGAGGGCGTCACGCTCGCCATCCCGCTGGTCGGCACCTACGCCACGTTCTTCCTCTTCGGCGGCGAGTTCCCCAGCACCGACGTCATCCCCCGCTTCTACAGCCTGCACATCCTGCTGCTGCCGGGCCTCATGCTGGCCCTGGTCTCGATCCACCTGATCCTGGTCGTCCACCACAAGCACACCCAGTTCCGCGGCCCGGGCCGCACCCAGCACAACGTCGTCGGCCAGCCGCTCATGCCGCACTACGCGGCCAAGGCCGGCGGCTTCTTCTTCCTGGTCTCCGGTGTCCTGGCCCTGATGGCGGGCGTCGCCCAGATCAACGCCGTCTGGGTGTACGGGCCCTACCGGCCCGACCAGATCTCCCAGGGCTCCCAGCCCGACTGGTACATGGGCTTTTTGGAAGGCGCCCTGCGCGCGTTCCCCGCCTGGGAGTTCGCGGTGGCCGGCCACACCGTCAACATGGGCGTGCTGATCCCGGCCGTCGTCCTGCCCACCCTCCTGATCGCCGTCGCCGCCCTGTGGCCGTTCATCGAGGCCTGGATCACCGGGGACAAAGGCGAGCACCACCTGCTGGACCGGCCCCGCGAGCAGCCCGCCCGCACCGCCTTCGTCTGCTCGCTGGCCGCCTTCTACCTGGTGCTGTTCTTCGGCGGCTCCAACGACATCCTGGCCGAGCGGTTCCACCTGTCCATGAACGCCATCACCTGGGCCGTGCGCATCGGGGTCTTCGTCATCCCCGCCCTGACCTACGTCATCACCCGGCGGATCTGCATCGGCCTGCAACTGCGCGACCGCGACAAGCTCCTGCACGGCCGGGAGACCGGCCGGATCAAGCGGCTGCCGCACGGCGAGTTCACCGAGGTCCACGAGCGCCTCGACCGCGCGCAGGAGTACCTGCTGCTCTCCCGGGACGTCCCCGCCGCGCTGCCGGCCCCCGCCCGCACGGACCGCGACGGCATCCCCAACCCCCGCTCCCGCACCCAGACGGTGCGCCACCGCCTCAGCCGCTGGCTGGCCGGCGGCCAGATCCCCCCACCCACCCCGCAGGAGATGCAAGAAGCCCTGCACCACCTCGATCCCGCCCCGGGCGGGCACCCGCCCCCCGCCCCGCCCGCCCCCGCCCAAGCACACACCGGGCCGGACCGGCAACAGCCCTAG